The proteins below come from a single Alligator mississippiensis isolate rAllMis1 chromosome 2, rAllMis1, whole genome shotgun sequence genomic window:
- the YPEL4 gene encoding protein yippee-like 4 gives MPSCEPVPPAACLPAKTFRSYLPRCHRTYSCVHCRAHLAKHDELISKSFQGSHGRAYLFNSVVNVGCGPAEQRLLLTGLHSVADIFCENCKTTLGWKYEQAFETSQKYKEGKYIIEMSHMVKDNGWE, from the exons ATGCCCAGCTGTGAGCCGGTGCCACCTGCCGCCTGCCTGCCCGCCAAGACCTTCCGCAGCTACCTGCCCCGGTGCCACCGCACCTACAGCTGCGTCCATTGCCGGGCACACCTGGCCAAGCATGACGAGCTCATCTCAAAG TCCTTCCAGGGGAGCCATGGGCGTGCCTACCTGTTCAATTCTGT GGTTAACGTGGGCTGTGGGCCAGCAGAACAGCGCCTCTTGCTCACCGGGCTCCACTCTGTGGCTGACATTTTCTGTGAGAACTGCAAGACCACCTTGGGGTGGAAATAT GAACAAGCCTTTGAGACCAGCCAGAAGTACAAGGAGGGAAAGTACATCATCGAGATGTCACACATGGTGAAGGACAatggctgggagtga